A stretch of the Vigna radiata var. radiata cultivar VC1973A chromosome 7, Vradiata_ver6, whole genome shotgun sequence genome encodes the following:
- the LOC111241971 gene encoding uncharacterized protein LOC111241971, producing MITFFIVFDKRIEISPKIASKFGHVLCNIVLKNLKNCTSLSSLPREIYKLTSLKTLILFGCKKIDKLEEDIAEMKSFTTLIVENVVVEVPFSIVSSKSIGYLFPCGFEGLSHDVLPSIIWCLLSRTMNPLSSTLPLCGISASLVSMTMQNIDLGDLAPILTNLLNLRSVWVQCDTEFQIIKQLRKILNDVRWVHFTELGISSCTSEILDNSLRSYLIGIGSYQEEDFNTLNKSISKLLMSKLVTAFSPLYSIAAKSYTTTASS from the exons ATGATCACTTTCTTCATTGTTTTTGacaaaagaattgaaattagTCCAAAAATTGCTTCTAAGTTTGGACATGTTCTGTGTAATATTGTGttgaaaaatttgaagaattGTACAAGCCTTAGCAGCCTTCCAAGAGAGATATATAAGTTGACATCTTTGAAAACTCTCATCCTATTCGGTTGTAAGAAGATTGACAAATTGGAAGAAGATATAGCGGAGATGAAATCCTTTACAACTCTAATtgttgaaaatgttgttgtggAAGTTCCCTTTTCAATAGTAAGCTCCAAAAGCATTGGATATCTTTTTCCATGTGGGTTTGAAGGATTATCCCATGATGTTTTACCATCTATTATTTGGTGCTTGTTGTCACGGACAATGAATCCCCTCTCTAGTACTCTTCCGTTATGTGGCATATCAGCATCTCTAGTTTCCATGACTATGCAAAACATTGATTTGGGTGACCTAGCACCGATTCTTACCAACCTTTTAAATCTTCGAAGTGTTTGGGTGCAATGTGACACGGagtttcaaataattaaacaattgaGAAAAATTTTGAATGATGTACGATGGGTACATTTCACTGAGTTAGGAATATCATCCTGTACATCAGAAATTTTAGACAATTCCTTGAGATCTTATTTGATTGGAATTGGAAGCTACCAAGAAGAAGACTTCAATACTCTTAACAAGAGCATATCTAAG TTGCTTATGTCAAAATTGGTCACTGCGTTCAGTCCTCTGTACTCTATTGCTGCTAAGTCATATACCACAACTGCCTCCTCTTGA